One segment of Cetobacterium sp. NK01 DNA contains the following:
- a CDS encoding B12-binding domain-containing radical SAM protein — translation MEKIVLVGINSQFIHTNLAIRYLKSYVEKYSDLKIDIYESNINNQIQSIMTDLFNLNADHYIFSTYIWNKEYVFRIIRELKKIMPNITITLGGPEVSYNAKESLLENTSIDFILVGEGEKVILNFLTNENKNQKGVASLEDNEYTYIGDENPIENLDVIPFPYSKDELKENIKILYYESSRGCPFSCSYCLSSIDKGVRYLSLDRVKSDLQKFLDSGVELLKFVDRTYNLKKDRYLGIWEYLLENYKEGITFHFEINANIFDEEVIEFLKKIPEGYFQFEIGVQSINKETMDSINRRNLLERLRTNIKAISKNIHLHVDLIAGLPYDTYESFKDSFDYVYDLESEMIQLGFLKILSGTKISREIEKYEYKYIEFPPYEVLSNCFIKYEELIKLKNIEKMLDYYYNSEKFKNSVKYIIENYYNRPFDFFEDISKYYYDNKLLGIGHKTVGIFNHLVKFFEKQKFDKIEIFIEYLKLDYLLLGKPGLYPEWFISHKNKDKYNDIIVGKKYSSVREGYKKTEFEKFSYDVIKNEKKEIEIFFDYSNKKIKIEIF, via the coding sequence ATGGAGAAAATAGTTTTAGTTGGTATAAATAGTCAATTTATTCATACTAATTTAGCAATTAGATATTTAAAAAGTTATGTAGAAAAATATAGTGATTTAAAAATAGATATATATGAAAGTAATATAAACAACCAAATCCAAAGTATAATGACAGATTTATTTAATCTGAACGCAGATCATTATATATTTTCCACCTATATCTGGAATAAAGAATATGTATTTAGGATAATAAGAGAGTTGAAAAAAATTATGCCAAATATAACAATAACTTTAGGTGGACCAGAAGTTAGTTATAATGCAAAAGAATCTTTATTAGAGAATACTTCCATTGATTTTATTTTAGTTGGTGAAGGAGAGAAAGTCATTTTAAACTTTTTAACTAATGAAAATAAAAATCAAAAAGGTGTCGCTTCATTAGAGGATAACGAATATACATATATAGGAGATGAAAATCCTATAGAAAATTTAGATGTTATTCCATTTCCTTATAGTAAAGACGAGTTGAAAGAGAATATAAAAATATTATATTACGAATCTAGTAGAGGATGTCCGTTTAGTTGTTCTTATTGTCTATCGTCAATAGATAAGGGTGTAAGATATTTATCATTAGATAGAGTAAAAAGTGACTTGCAAAAATTTTTAGATTCAGGAGTTGAATTATTAAAATTTGTAGATAGAACATATAATTTAAAAAAAGATAGATATCTTGGAATATGGGAGTATTTACTGGAAAATTATAAAGAAGGTATAACATTTCATTTTGAAATAAACGCAAATATTTTTGATGAAGAGGTCATTGAATTTTTGAAAAAAATTCCAGAAGGATATTTTCAATTTGAAATAGGTGTTCAGAGTATAAATAAAGAAACTATGGATAGTATAAATAGAAGAAATCTATTAGAAAGGTTGAGAACAAACATAAAAGCAATATCTAAAAATATTCATTTACATGTGGACTTAATAGCAGGATTACCTTATGATACATATGAAAGTTTTAAAGATTCTTTCGATTATGTTTATGATTTAGAATCAGAGATGATTCAACTTGGTTTTTTAAAGATACTAAGTGGAACTAAAATATCAAGAGAGATTGAAAAATATGAGTATAAATATATAGAATTTCCACCTTATGAAGTACTTTCGAATTGTTTTATAAAATACGAGGAATTAATAAAATTAAAAAATATTGAAAAGATGTTAGATTATTATTATAACTCAGAGAAGTTTAAAAATTCAGTAAAATATATAATTGAAAATTATTATAATAGACCATTTGATTTTTTTGAGGATATTTCAAAGTATTATTATGATAATAAACTGTTAGGTATAGGGCATAAAACGGTTGGGATTTTTAATCATTTAGTTAAATTTTTTGAAAAACAGAAATTTGATAAAATAGAAATTTTTATAGAGTACTTAAAATTAGATTATTTACTTTTGGGAAAACCAGGATTATATCCAGAGTGGTTTATATCTCATAAAAATAAAGATAAGTATAATGATATTATTGTAGGGAAAAAATATTCTTCAGTGAGAGAGGGATATAAAAAAACAGAGTTTGAAAAGTTTAGTTATGATGTGATAAAAAATGAAAAGAAAGAGATAGAAATATTTTTTGACTATTCAAATAAAAAAATAAAAATAGAAATTTTTTAA
- the mltG gene encoding endolytic transglycosylase MltG, with protein MKKKILILLFLILAIPVALFKFYSIKVAEKKDYNVQVNLKQGTSLNSVFKKLNLDESIIFRIFLKYEKNSGKNIKAGFYEFNGKYSYEDILQMMEEGKVKYTIITIPEGYSIKEIGKLLENRGIGSEEGLKKALENIKDFPYLTPNGNFEGYLYPETYYLSVDTNENEIARAMTKEFLKKFPPEQYPDKKKFYENLIMASIIEREAQLKEEKPLMASVFYNRLKKGMKLGSDATVNYAYDYSKKRMYYKDLKIDSPYNTYMYKGLPPGPISNPDYNSVMAALNPAVTDYLFFVVTSNGKHTFTKTYKEHLEVQKKTKSN; from the coding sequence ATGAAAAAGAAAATCTTAATATTGTTATTTTTAATATTAGCAATACCGGTTGCTCTTTTTAAATTTTATTCAATAAAAGTAGCAGAAAAAAAAGATTATAATGTTCAAGTTAATTTAAAGCAAGGTACTAGTCTAAATAGTGTTTTTAAAAAGTTAAATTTAGATGAATCAATAATTTTTAGAATTTTTTTAAAGTATGAAAAAAATTCGGGAAAAAATATTAAAGCTGGATTTTATGAATTTAATGGAAAATATTCTTATGAAGATATACTTCAAATGATGGAAGAGGGAAAAGTAAAGTATACTATTATAACTATTCCAGAAGGATATTCAATAAAGGAGATTGGGAAGTTATTAGAAAATAGGGGAATTGGAAGTGAAGAGGGGTTAAAAAAAGCCTTAGAAAATATAAAAGATTTTCCTTACTTAACTCCAAATGGAAATTTTGAAGGATATTTGTATCCAGAAACATATTATCTTTCTGTTGATACAAATGAAAACGAAATTGCGAGAGCAATGACTAAAGAATTTTTAAAAAAATTTCCTCCAGAGCAATATCCAGATAAAAAGAAATTCTATGAGAATTTAATAATGGCATCTATTATTGAAAGAGAAGCTCAATTAAAAGAGGAAAAACCTTTAATGGCTTCAGTTTTTTATAATAGATTAAAAAAGGGAATGAAATTAGGTTCAGATGCAACTGTAAACTATGCATATGATTATAGTAAAAAAAGAATGTATTATAAAGATCTAAAAATAGATTCTCCTTATAATACGTATATGTATAAAGGGTTACCTCCTGGTCCAATATCGAACCCAGATTATAATTCGGTAATGGCAGCATTAAACCCAGCAGTTACAGATTATCTATTTTTTGTGGTGACTAGCAATGGAAAACATACATTTACCAAAACATATAAAGAGCATTTAGAGGTTCAAAAGAAAACTAAGAGTAATTAG
- a CDS encoding DEAD/DEAH box helicase, producing MEKILTFRDLGLTEKTLKPLEKKGFEQPSPIQALTIPALLNGDKDIIGQAQTGTGKTAAFSLPILEKIEKSTGHVQAIILAPTRELAVQVAEEMNSLAHGRKLKIIPVYGGQSLEQQKRQLNKGVDIVVGTPGRVMDLMNRQVLKLNNIDYFILDEADEMLNMGFVEDIEQILTETNEDKRMLFFSATMPAEILKIAKSHMREHEVLAVKKKELTTNLTEQIYFEVKEKDKFEALCRIIDIELDFYGIVFCRTKNDVNELVGKLQDRGYDVEGLHGDISQNHREVTLRRFKNKNLNILIATDVAARGIDVNDLTHVINYAIPQEAESYVHRIGRTGRAGKQGTAITFITPSEYRKLLQIQRITKTEIKKEQVPGVKDVILAKKTRLFDSVKNIISNGDAESYYDMAKELLTQETTPIEVIAAILKNFYDEELEETNYSDIESVSLDKTGKTRLFIALGKKDKMTPRKLVDLISKKAKVHESKLKGVEVYENFSFVSVPFVEAETIIDVFQRDRKGRKPLIEKAKQSRK from the coding sequence ATGGAAAAAATATTAACATTTAGAGATTTAGGTTTAACTGAAAAAACTTTAAAGCCTCTAGAAAAAAAAGGTTTCGAACAGCCAAGTCCGATACAGGCTTTAACTATACCAGCATTATTAAACGGAGATAAAGACATAATTGGTCAAGCACAAACAGGAACAGGAAAAACTGCAGCATTCTCTTTACCAATTCTTGAAAAAATAGAGAAAAGTACAGGGCATGTACAAGCTATAATTTTAGCTCCAACAAGAGAGTTAGCGGTTCAGGTAGCAGAAGAAATGAACTCGCTAGCACATGGTAGAAAATTAAAAATAATTCCTGTTTATGGAGGACAATCATTAGAGCAACAAAAAAGACAACTTAATAAAGGTGTAGATATTGTTGTTGGAACTCCTGGAAGAGTAATGGATTTAATGAACAGACAAGTATTAAAATTAAATAACATTGATTACTTTATATTAGATGAAGCTGATGAAATGTTAAACATGGGATTTGTTGAGGATATTGAGCAAATTTTAACTGAAACTAATGAAGATAAGAGAATGCTATTCTTCTCAGCAACTATGCCAGCAGAGATTTTAAAAATAGCAAAATCTCATATGAGAGAGCACGAAGTTTTAGCTGTTAAAAAGAAAGAATTAACAACTAATTTAACGGAGCAAATTTACTTTGAAGTAAAAGAGAAAGATAAATTTGAAGCTTTATGCAGAATAATTGATATTGAATTAGATTTTTATGGAATTGTTTTCTGTAGAACTAAGAATGATGTAAATGAACTTGTTGGGAAATTACAAGATAGAGGATATGATGTTGAAGGATTACATGGAGATATCAGTCAAAATCATAGAGAAGTTACTTTAAGAAGATTTAAAAATAAAAATTTAAATATTCTTATTGCGACAGACGTAGCAGCAAGAGGAATAGATGTAAATGATCTTACTCATGTTATAAACTATGCAATACCTCAAGAAGCAGAGAGTTATGTACACAGAATTGGAAGAACAGGAAGAGCTGGAAAGCAAGGTACCGCAATAACATTTATAACTCCATCAGAGTATAGAAAATTACTTCAAATTCAAAGAATTACAAAAACTGAAATTAAAAAAGAGCAAGTTCCTGGAGTAAAGGATGTAATTTTAGCTAAGAAAACAAGATTGTTTGATAGTGTTAAAAATATTATATCAAATGGAGATGCAGAATCATATTATGATATGGCAAAAGAGTTATTAACTCAAGAAACAACTCCAATTGAAGTAATAGCTGCAATATTAAAGAATTTTTATGATGAAGAGTTAGAAGAAACAAATTACTCAGATATAGAAAGTGTTTCTCTTGATAAAACAGGAAAAACAAGACTATTTATAGCTCTTGGTAAAAAAGATAAAATGACTCCAAGAAAGTTAGTTGATTTAATATCTAAAAAGGCTAAAGTTCATGAATCAAAATTAAAAGGTGTAGAAGTATATGAAAACTTCTCGTTTGTTTCTGTTCCATTTGTTGAAGCAGAGACTATTATTGATGTTTTCCAAAGAGATAGAAAAGGTAGAAAGCCTTTAATAGAGAAAGCAAAACAATCAAGAAAGTAA
- a CDS encoding PG0541 family transporter-associated protein, whose protein sequence is MVVDRKNSKRMVIYINDSQKNNLQNFLHSIGFHYYTIQSKLEGSWEHGIRHLNNHVWPGSEAVFHLIVSGSKVDLLLKKLKSFRMDLPDNVVMAVLVCPLDDFIYNMMTVDIEPDNTTDKVHWLKDDE, encoded by the coding sequence ATGGTTGTTGATCGAAAAAATTCAAAACGAATGGTGATATATATTAATGATTCTCAAAAAAATAACTTACAAAATTTTTTACACTCAATTGGTTTTCACTACTATACAATTCAATCAAAACTTGAAGGTAGCTGGGAACATGGAATTAGACATCTAAATAATCATGTTTGGCCTGGTTCAGAAGCTGTTTTTCATCTTATTGTTTCTGGTTCTAAGGTCGACTTACTTTTAAAAAAATTAAAAAGTTTTAGAATGGATCTCCCAGACAATGTAGTTATGGCTGTTTTAGTCTGTCCTCTTGATGACTTTATTTATAATATGATGACTGTTGATATCGAACCAGATAATACAACAGATAAAGTTCATTGGTTAAAGGATGATGAATAA
- a CDS encoding FeoB-associated Cys-rich membrane protein, translating into MKTLILIGIVIVIGAIALKSVYKMFKGESGCSCSKGKNGSCSFKDKCKH; encoded by the coding sequence ATGAAAACTTTAATATTAATAGGAATTGTTATAGTGATAGGAGCTATAGCTTTAAAAAGTGTATATAAAATGTTTAAAGGTGAAAGTGGATGTAGTTGTTCAAAAGGTAAAAATGGAAGTTGTAGCTTTAAGGATAAATGTAAACATTAA
- the feoB gene encoding ferrous iron transport protein B → MIKIAFTGNPNVGKSALINAIAGSNLKVGNWAGVTVEKKEAEFEYKGEKIQCIDLPGVYSLSPYTLEETITRDFIINERPDVIINIVDSTNLERNLYLTMLLKELEKPMIMALNFYDEFEKLNYKLDIKKFTDMIEMDVVMTSATKRTGVQELLDKALVIANANKTNKKYTLLFDKCLESAIEEVKCKINCDEKLQEASKKFGMDFLAIKLLEQDKHLLEILKSDYNYSEDKEILSVTKQLEDDHDEDIETIFAEGRYGTVKGILAKTFTTSIKSRLDFTDKVDRILLNKYLGLPIFFLIIVGLMGTVFNGSAPLIDWVDGFVNDYIGKYVSMLIDENTPNWLSSLVMDGILGGVGGVVVFVPLMLYLYFFLAILEESGYMSRVAFLMDKIMTKLGLNGKAFVPMVLGFGCTVPAIYATRTLEDDSSRRLTAAMAPFMSCGARLPVYGLFTAAFFGAKAGMVVMSLYVLGIVVAILTGLILKNFEMFKAEGRALLIELPPYRVPSLRVIVKSTLTRTGSYLKKATTIIMGMLMILWALTYFPNNGDTANSYMAKFGKTFQGVLKPTGFADRWETVAAIPPSLAAKEIVVGFMAQVLVGDKDTQDIEEEVIQDSTTFVEDTVDQLAGLGIAIKDSIVGIVSLDVKGLFSVPDESEIEEEGSGVVAATKMLWTDELAPLRAYSFMVFILLVVPCVVTLGAIKQEFGYKFTGFIIGMLLVVPYIVSTLVFQIGKLFF, encoded by the coding sequence ATGATAAAAATAGCATTTACAGGAAATCCAAACGTAGGAAAATCAGCATTAATAAATGCAATAGCAGGTTCGAATTTAAAAGTTGGAAACTGGGCAGGAGTTACAGTTGAAAAAAAAGAGGCAGAATTTGAATATAAAGGTGAAAAAATTCAGTGTATAGATTTACCTGGAGTTTATAGTTTAAGTCCTTATACTTTGGAAGAGACGATAACAAGAGATTTTATAATTAATGAGAGACCAGATGTAATAATTAATATTGTGGATTCAACAAATTTAGAGAGAAATTTATATTTAACAATGTTATTAAAAGAATTAGAGAAACCTATGATAATGGCATTAAATTTTTACGATGAATTTGAAAAATTAAATTATAAATTAGATATTAAGAAATTTACAGATATGATTGAAATGGATGTTGTTATGACATCAGCAACAAAAAGAACAGGAGTTCAAGAATTATTAGATAAAGCTTTAGTTATTGCTAATGCTAATAAGACAAATAAAAAGTACACACTATTATTTGATAAATGTTTGGAAAGTGCTATTGAAGAGGTTAAATGTAAAATAAATTGTGATGAAAAGTTACAAGAAGCCTCTAAAAAATTTGGAATGGATTTTTTAGCGATAAAATTATTAGAGCAAGATAAACATTTATTAGAGATTTTAAAATCAGATTATAATTATAGTGAAGATAAAGAAATATTAAGTGTAACTAAACAATTAGAAGATGATCATGATGAAGATATAGAAACTATATTTGCAGAAGGAAGATATGGAACAGTTAAAGGAATATTGGCAAAAACGTTTACAACATCTATAAAATCAAGATTGGACTTTACAGATAAAGTTGATAGAATTCTTTTAAACAAATATTTAGGTCTTCCAATATTCTTTTTAATAATAGTAGGATTGATGGGAACTGTATTTAATGGGTCAGCTCCATTAATAGATTGGGTTGATGGATTTGTAAATGATTATATTGGAAAATATGTAAGTATGTTGATAGATGAAAATACACCAAATTGGTTATCATCATTAGTAATGGATGGAATCTTAGGTGGAGTAGGTGGAGTAGTTGTTTTTGTTCCGCTTATGCTATATTTATATTTCTTTTTAGCAATACTTGAAGAAAGTGGTTATATGTCAAGGGTTGCATTTTTGATGGATAAAATAATGACAAAATTAGGTTTAAATGGTAAGGCTTTTGTTCCTATGGTATTAGGATTTGGATGTACAGTTCCAGCAATATATGCTACAAGAACATTAGAGGATGATTCATCAAGAAGATTAACAGCAGCAATGGCACCGTTTATGTCTTGTGGTGCAAGATTGCCAGTTTATGGATTATTTACAGCGGCTTTCTTTGGAGCAAAAGCTGGAATGGTTGTAATGTCACTGTATGTATTAGGGATTGTTGTAGCGATTTTAACAGGATTAATTCTAAAGAATTTTGAGATGTTTAAAGCGGAAGGAAGAGCATTACTAATAGAATTACCCCCATACAGAGTTCCTAGTTTAAGAGTTATTGTTAAATCAACATTGACAAGAACAGGGTCTTACTTAAAAAAGGCTACAACAATTATAATGGGAATGCTTATGATATTATGGGCATTAACATATTTTCCAAATAATGGAGATACTGCTAACTCATATATGGCTAAATTTGGAAAAACATTCCAAGGCGTTCTTAAACCAACAGGATTTGCAGATAGATGGGAAACGGTAGCTGCAATTCCGCCAAGTTTAGCAGCTAAAGAGATTGTAGTAGGATTTATGGCACAAGTTTTAGTAGGAGATAAAGATACCCAAGATATTGAAGAGGAAGTAATACAGGATAGCACAACATTTGTTGAAGACACTGTAGATCAATTAGCAGGATTAGGAATAGCTATTAAAGATTCTATTGTTGGAATTGTAAGTCTTGATGTGAAGGGATTATTTAGTGTTCCTGATGAATCTGAAATTGAAGAAGAGGGTAGTGGAGTTGTAGCAGCAACAAAAATGCTTTGGACAGATGAATTAGCACCATTAAGAGCTTATTCGTTTATGGTATTTATATTATTAGTAGTTCCTTGTGTTGTTACTTTAGGAGCTATAAAACAAGAGTTTGGATATAAGTTTACAGGGTTTATAATAGGAATGTTATTAGTAGTTCCATATATCGTTTCAACACTTGTATTCCAAATTGGAAAGTTATTTTTTTAA
- a CDS encoding FeoA family protein — protein MKLTELKRGESAKIVKIGKIGELKKRLVDMGVTAGEIIKLERNAPLGDPQEFIVKSTNIAIRKQDAQNIEIEIDG, from the coding sequence ATGAAATTAACAGAATTAAAAAGAGGAGAATCAGCGAAAATTGTCAAAATTGGGAAAATTGGCGAATTAAAAAAAAGACTAGTTGATATGGGAGTAACTGCAGGAGAAATAATAAAGCTTGAAAGAAATGCACCTCTAGGAGATCCACAGGAGTTCATTGTTAAATCAACAAATATCGCTATAAGAAAACAAGATGCACAAAATATTGAAATAGAGATAGATGGGTAG
- a CDS encoding FeoA family protein, whose translation MTPLVFAEQNKEFVIKEIKGRDKDKNRLTEKGFCIGNKICLLRDDQSNYIVKINDTKYVLNFGLANKIIIGNE comes from the coding sequence ATGACGCCATTAGTTTTTGCAGAACAAAATAAAGAGTTTGTTATAAAAGAGATCAAAGGAAGAGATAAAGATAAGAATAGACTGACGGAAAAAGGATTCTGTATAGGAAATAAAATATGTTTACTAAGAGATGATCAGAGTAATTATATTGTAAAAATAAATGATACCAAATATGTTTTAAACTTTGGATTAGCTAATAAAATAATAATTGGGAATGAATAA
- a CDS encoding tRNA 2-thiocytidine biosynthesis TtcA family protein — protein sequence MLKLDNIKDLNGYSFQAFIFEVQENKVMIINSKEEIKIEITYAENKIIKLIDKIYKQTGLKISLNKLDDKEILSYIQDKGFEKTLWSPIGKAMHDYNMIENGDRIAIGISGGKDSLTVLNALIRIKKISRIKFEIFPIHIHPVEEGGKYGDIKEYCNKLGVELQVIETSIGESILTNEELKNPCFMCARVRRGLLYKEMKKQNINKLVLGHHKDDIIETFLLNVFYQGNMGVMKPAYYSEEYGLKVIRPLAYVEEKETIRYAKKLGLPILHNDCPYETSDNSKRLKVKKMISELSKDSPNIRSVVLNSIKDLFV from the coding sequence ATGTTAAAGCTAGATAATATAAAAGATTTAAACGGTTACTCTTTTCAAGCTTTTATTTTTGAAGTTCAAGAAAATAAAGTTATGATTATTAATTCGAAAGAAGAAATAAAAATAGAGATTACATATGCTGAAAATAAAATAATAAAATTAATCGACAAAATTTATAAGCAAACTGGATTAAAAATTAGTTTGAATAAATTGGATGATAAAGAAATTTTATCGTATATTCAAGATAAAGGATTTGAAAAGACTTTGTGGAGTCCAATTGGAAAAGCAATGCATGACTATAATATGATTGAAAATGGAGATAGGATAGCTATTGGAATTTCAGGAGGAAAAGATAGTTTAACAGTTTTAAATGCTTTAATTAGGATAAAAAAAATATCAAGAATAAAGTTTGAAATATTTCCAATACATATTCACCCAGTTGAAGAAGGTGGAAAATATGGTGATATAAAAGAATATTGTAATAAATTGGGTGTTGAACTACAGGTGATTGAAACTTCAATAGGAGAAAGTATCTTAACCAATGAAGAGTTAAAAAATCCATGCTTTATGTGTGCAAGAGTAAGAAGAGGACTTTTATACAAAGAGATGAAAAAACAAAATATTAACAAATTAGTTTTAGGACATCATAAGGATGATATTATTGAAACTTTTTTATTGAATGTTTTTTATCAAGGTAATATGGGAGTTATGAAGCCAGCATATTATTCAGAAGAATATGGATTAAAAGTTATCAGACCATTAGCATACGTAGAAGAAAAAGAAACTATAAGATATGCTAAAAAATTAGGATTGCCAATTCTTCATAATGATTGTCCTTACGAGACAAGCGATAATTCTAAACGTTTAAAAGTTAAAAAGATGATAAGTGAGCTTTCAAAAGACAGTCCGAATATTAGGAGTGTTGTATTAAATAGTATAAAAGATCTATTTGTTTAA
- a CDS encoding ATP-binding protein: MEEKVFETKKDMVEFSIRTTYRKKIWSKFTKAVKDFDLIQDGDKIAVGVSGGKDSLLLSKLFQELKRDKSKNFEVAFISMNPGFGSMDLEQFKVNLEELGIPCEIFDANVWEIAFESSPESPCFLCAKMRRGVLYNKVEELGYNKLALGHHFDDLIETTLINMFYAGTTKTMIPKVKSTSGKLELIRPLIYIKENDIINFTKKNDIMAMACGCPIESGKVDSKRKEIKNLLATLEKTNPQIKQSIFNSMKNINLDYVLGYVSNNKKGE, from the coding sequence ATGGAAGAAAAAGTTTTTGAAACAAAAAAAGATATGGTTGAGTTTTCTATAAGAACAACTTATAGAAAAAAGATATGGTCAAAATTTACAAAAGCAGTTAAAGATTTTGATTTGATACAAGATGGTGATAAAATAGCTGTTGGAGTATCAGGAGGAAAAGATAGTTTACTATTATCTAAGTTATTTCAAGAGTTAAAAAGAGATAAAAGTAAAAATTTTGAAGTAGCTTTTATTTCTATGAATCCAGGTTTTGGATCTATGGATTTGGAACAATTTAAAGTTAATTTAGAAGAGTTAGGAATTCCTTGTGAAATATTTGATGCCAATGTATGGGAAATTGCATTTGAATCATCTCCTGAAAGTCCTTGTTTTTTATGTGCTAAAATGAGAAGAGGAGTTCTTTATAATAAAGTTGAAGAATTAGGATATAATAAATTGGCTTTAGGTCATCATTTTGATGATTTAATAGAGACTACATTAATAAATATGTTTTATGCAGGAACAACTAAAACAATGATTCCTAAAGTTAAATCTACAAGTGGAAAATTAGAATTGATAAGACCGTTAATTTATATAAAGGAAAATGATATTATAAATTTCACTAAAAAAAATGATATTATGGCTATGGCTTGTGGTTGCCCTATAGAATCTGGGAAAGTTGATTCTAAAAGAAAAGAAATAAAAAATTTACTTGCTACATTAGAAAAAACAAATCCTCAAATAAAGCAAAGCATATTTAATTCGATGAAAAATATTAATTTAGATTATGTATTAGGCTATGTATCTAATAATAAAAAAGGAGAGTAG
- a CDS encoding C-GCAxxG-C-C family (seleno)protein, whose protein sequence is MNKKVNYTKGQLNCAESIIDSFNKNNNTDIPVALGSGMGTGVTVGSLCGAINAAVLVIGYLKGRETYLEENQARALANQLLKEIKNKYNSELCIDLKKSNISCNEIVEFTYDKLEEILSKN, encoded by the coding sequence ATGAATAAAAAAGTAAATTATACTAAAGGACAGTTAAACTGTGCTGAATCTATAATCGATTCGTTTAATAAAAACAATAATACTGATATTCCAGTAGCCCTAGGTAGTGGAATGGGAACTGGAGTTACCGTTGGAAGTCTTTGTGGTGCTATCAACGCTGCTGTTTTAGTTATTGGATACCTCAAAGGTAGAGAAACGTATTTAGAAGAGAATCAAGCTCGTGCTCTTGCTAATCAACTTTTAAAGGAGATTAAAAACAAATATAATTCTGAATTATGCATTGATTTAAAAAAGTCAAATATTAGTTGTAATGAAATTGTTGAATTTACTTATGATAAACTAGAAGAGATTTTAAGTAAAAATTAA